Sequence from the Stenotrophomonas sp. 364 genome:
GGAACACTTCCGCGCGCAGCACGTGCTGCTTGTCGCTGGCCACCAGCGCCAGCAGCTTGTCGATCTCTTCCAGCACCTGCCGGGTCTGGCCGGTGATGTCCTGGCTGGTGTCTTCCGGGATCTGCCCGGACAGATAGGCAACCTTGTTGTGCACGGTCATTTCAGACATGCGCGGACCGACGTCGAAACGTTCCAACATGGCGATGGCTCCTCTTGGTGATGGGCCATTGTCACCGATGCGGCGTGAGCCTGTCCTTGCCCCGGATCATTGCCGCCACGGCAGGCACAGCGCACACCCTTGGCAAGCGTGCACATCCGGCGCACGATGCGCGCGCACCACCGTGCCGCCTGTCTTGACTCCTTCATCGCCCGCCCCGGAGCACGCTTCACCGATGACCGAACCCACCCCTGCTCCCGCACCGGCCCGCCTTGCCTGGCGCCGTGCCGCCACCGTCATCTTCAGCCTGGCGATCCTGGCCCTGGCCCTGCGCGGGCTGGCCAGCGAATTCGACGAACACGGCTACCGTGCCATCCGCGAAGCCTTCCGACATCTCGGCGCAGGGCAGATCGCGCTGACCGTGGTGCTGGGCCTGGCCAGTTACGCGTGCCTGATCGGCTTCGATGCGATCGGCCTGCGCCGCAGTGGCAAGCGCCTGCATCCGGCGCGCGTGGGCATCACCGCGTTCCTGGCCCACACGCTGGGCCAGACCCTGGGCTTTGCCGCCCTCACCGGCGGTGCCGTGCGCCTGCGCGGCTACGGTGGCGCCGGCCTGAGCCTGGGCGAGATTGGCCAGGTGGTGCTGATGAGCACGCTCGGCTTCGTGTTCGGTGCCTGGCTGCTGCTCGCCCTGGCCTTCGTGCTGGAGCCCGGCGCAGCGGCGCTGGCGCTGCCTGTATCGGTGCAGGCGGTTCGCGTGGCCGGCATCGTCGGCCTGCTCGGCTATGTCGCCACGCTGCTGCTGGTCGGGCGCGAAGGGCGCAGTTTCAGCATCCGCGGCCACGCCCTGTGGCTGCCCGACCGCCGCACCATGCTCTGGGTCACCGCCCTGAGCGTGGTCGAACTGGTGCTGGCCAGCGCCGCGTTCTACGTGCTGCTGCCGATGGACACCCCAACCGGGCTGCCCGGCTTTGTAGGCCTGTACCTGGTGGCGGTGCTGGCCGGGCTGATCTCCAGCGTGCCGGCCGGGCTGGGCGTGTTCGAGTGGAGCCTGCTCAAGCTGTTGCCGCAGGTGGCACCGGCCGCCGTGCTGGCCGCCGCGCTGATCTACCGGGTTACCTACTACGTGCTGCCGTTGCTGTTGGCCACGCTGCTCGCGCTGGGCCCGGCCCTGCGCAAACCGCTGCGCGTCGGTGCCGGGGCCACCCGCGCCGGTTGGACCGCGCTGCGCCCGTGGCTGCCGCAGATCATCGCACTGGCGGTGTTCAGCGTGGGCGCGGCACTGGTGATCGACGGCACCCTGCCCACGCCACGTCGGCACCTGCTCAACGCCTCGCTGCCGATCCTGGAAACCTCGCACCTGCTCGGCAGCCTGGCCGGCGTGGCACTGCTGCTGATCGGCCAGGGCCTGCAACGGCGCAGCCACGCCGCGTGGATGCTGGCGCTGGGTATCTGCGTGATCGCGCCGCTGCCGATCTGGCTGCGCGGCGGCCAGGTGCTGATCGCGCTGTCAGCGCTGCTGGTAGCCATGGCGCTGTGGGCCTCGCGCCGCGAGTTCTACCGCCAGGGCGCGTTGCTGGACGAAGCCTGGTCGTGGCCCTGGATCCGCAATCTTGGGCTGGTGCTGGTCGCGGTGATCTGGCTGCTCTTCTTCGTCTACAGCCACGTGGAGTACCAGAACGAGCTGTGGTGGCAGTTCGCCCTGCAGGGCAACGCGCCGCGCGCGCTGCGTGCGTTGCTGGTGGTGGCCATCGCACTGACCATCTTCGGCCTGGCGCGGCTGCTGCACAGCACCCGCAGCCCACTGCCGCCGGCCGACATGCCCACGCTGGACGCGCTGGCGCCGATCCTGTTGGCCGCCGAAGACACCCAGGCCTGCCTGGTGCTCACTGCCGACAAGGCGGTGCTGCGTGATGCCGAGCAGCGGGGCTTTGTGATGATGCAGCGCTACGGCGGTTCGCTGATCGCCATGGGCGACCCGGTCGGCCCGCCGGACGTGGCGCGTGGGCTGATCTGGCGCTTCCGTGAGGAAGCCGACCGGCTCGGTCTGCGCCCGGTGTTCTATCAGGTTGGCGAAGCCTACTGGCAGACCTACCTCGACCTGGGGCTGACCCTGGTCAAACTGGGCGAAGAGGCGATGGTGCCGCTGCAGGATTTCGGCCTGGAAGGACGCGAGCGCGCCGACCTGCGCCAGGCCTGGAACCGCGGCAAGCGCGGCGGCCTGAGTTTCCGCGTGGCCGCACCGGCAGAGGTGCCGGCACTGCTGCCTGCACTGGCAGCGATTTCGCAACAGTGGCTGGACGACAAGGCCGGCGACGAGAAAGGCTTCTCGCTGGGCAGCTTCGATCCGGACTATCTGGTGCGCTTCCCGGTCGCGCTGGTGGAAGCCGACGGCCGCATCGTGGCGTTCGCCAACCTGTGGCAGGCACCGGCCGGGCATGAGCTGTCGGTGGACCTGATGCGGCACGTCGACGATGCGCCCAAGGGCACCATGGATTTCCTGTTCATCGAGCTGTTCCTGTGGGGTCGCGCGAACGGCTTCCACCGCTTCTCGCTGGGCATGGCGCCCCTGTCCGGGTTGGCGCAGCATCGGCTGGCCGGTCGCTGGAACCGCTTTGCCAACATCGTCGCCCGCCACGGCGAGCGCTTCTACGGGTTCAGCGGGCTGCGCCGCTTCAAGTCCAAATTCGCCCCGCAGTGGCGCGCGCGATACCTGGCCGCACCGGGCGGCGTGCACCTGCCTGCCGCCCTGCTCGATGCCACCCGACTGATCTCACTGGACCCACGCCGGTAGAGCCGACCGTTGGTCGGCTGCTGTCACACCGCACAGGGTGGAGCCGACTGTTGGTCGGCTGCGGTAGCGCCGCGCGGGTAGAGCAGCCGGCCGACGGTCGGCTCAACCGTGTGGGCAGAGGGTCCAGCAGCGTCTACGCCGAACGGCGTGGAATTGGTCGTTGGCGTTCTTGCCGACCGACATCAAGCCGATCGGCGCCACGTTGGCGCGCGTGGCCGGGGTCAGCGGGTTGATCGCCGCCTGCAGCACGTCAACGCCCTACACCCGGCGGATGGCGCTGGACCCTGCCCGGTAGAGCCGACCGTTGGTCGGCTGCTCGGATGCGCGGCGCTACAGCAGCCGACCAACGGTCGGCTCTACCGGGCGGGGAGATGGTCCAGCAGCGTCTGCGCCAGGCGATCGTAGTCGCCCTTGAAATGGTGGTCGCCCGGCAGCTTGATCACCTGTGCGTTGCCTGCCGGCAGCGACGGGCACAGTGCGTCGTCGTCATCTTCGCCATACAGGCACAGCGTCTTGCCCGGCGGCAGCCTGGCGATCTCCGGCGCAATCGGAAGACCGCCTCCGCCACCGCCCAGCCAGTTGCTGACATGGAATTCGTAGTCGGCATTCTTGCCGACCGACATCAACCCGATCATCGCCACGTTGGCGCGCGTGGCCGGGGACAACTGGTTGATCGCCGCCGGCAGCACGTCGGCGCCCTGCGAGAACCCAACCAGCACCACCCGCTTGCGCTGCCATTGCCGGCTGTAGTGGCTGGCAATGCGCTCCAGGTCGCGGGCGAACCCTTCCGGGGTGCGTGCCGTCCAGAAGTAGCGCAGCGAATCCACGCCGACCACCGGCACCCCCGCCTCGCCCAGTGCCGCCGCCACTTCCTTGTCCAACCCGGCCCAGCCACCGTCGCCGGACACGAAAATGGCGAACGTGTCGCCGGGCTTGCTGGCGGGCACTTCCACCACGGGCAGGCCCTTGAGCGCATCTGGCGGCGGCGCCAGGCTCACGCCCTTCTGCGCCCCGACCACCTGCGCGGCCGCCAACAGCCCGGGCAGGTCGTCGCCCTCGGCGCTGCGTTGGAAATCGCGCCCCATCGCCACCTTGCGCACGAATGCGGCCGCGTTGCCGGCGGCGCAATGGCTGTCGCCCGCCGCGTTCAACCACGGGAAATTCAGCTCGGCCGGTTGCAGCCGACCATGGCTGCTGCCGGCCCCGCAGACCTTGCGCTCGCGTGCGTGGTCGGGACAGAAGCCGGTGGTCAGCAGGCCGGCAAACACCTGCGTATCGGCCTGCGCGGCCACCGCGTAGGCCAGCTCGGCCCCTTCGCCGTCACCGCCGATCAGCGGCAGGTGGTAGCCGGGTACGTGCAGGTAGGCCTGGAACCAGCGCGAGAAATTCTCAACGTCGCCGGCGCCGAACGCGCAGGTGCCGCTGCCTTCCTTGGCCAGCACCTGGCGCAACCGGGCTACGTCCACCTGCGCCACCAGTGCGCCTTGCGCGCGCAGGGCGTCGATGCGCGTACGGCTGCGCGCGTGGTCCTGGCCGCCGTCGAACCACACCACCACCCGCTGCGGGTGGCCCTCGGGCAGGAACACCGGCACCTGCTGGAACCGCCCATGGCTGACCTGTTGCGGAGTCGCGGCAGCTGCCATCGACACCCAGCCCCCGATCACCAGACCCAGTACCTTCCCCCACCCGGCTCGCCGCATCGTCACGCATCCCAAAAGAGTCCACGCCACGATACGCCGGTCCCCCGGCAACGGCATGTACACAGACTGGCTGCAAGGGTGAGCCGGCTCAACCGGCCTGGCGACGTCCGTGCTGCCACTGGCGCAGTGCCACCCCCAGCAGCCACACCACCACCGCGGCAATCACCAGCTTCTGCCCCGCCCCGCGCGGCGGACCGCGCCACAGCACGTGCAGCCACAGCAGCACGAAGCAGCCCCAGGCCCACCACCACGCCGGAACCGCCCAGCGCGACCAGTGCGGGTCGGCGCGCAGATACCAGCTCTGCAGCAGCATGGCCACGCTCACGCACAGGAACGCGGTATTGGCCGCCAGCCCATGCACCAGTGGCGCCACCAGTGGCGCGTACGTCGGCAACCAGCTGTCAGCGATCGCCACACCCATCAGGCCGAGCCCGGCCACGCAGAACAGCAGCGGTGCGGCCGTGCTGCGCCGGGGCGAGCGGCTGCCCGCATGTAGCGACCAGGCCAGCAGCATGATCGCCACCGCCAGCACGCAATACGCGCTGCGTAACGCCAGCCCGCCCGGGCCGTGCAGGTAGAGGCTGAGCGTGGCCTGCACCCAGTCCAGGTCGTGGCGCGCCCATTGGAGCCACAGCGCAGTGGCGGAAAACAGGACCAGCGCGGCCACCGCCGCCAGCGCCGCGTGGCCCTGCCGGGGCGAGACGCCGGGTACCGCGCGCGCAACGTTCGTCACGGCCGCGCATCTCAGTCGGTGGTGTCGGGGTGGCGCAACTGCCACGCCGCCAGCGCGGCCCGGTAGCGCTGCAGTTCGTCGCTGTACAGATCCAGCACACACAGCGGGCAGCCACTGCCACAGCATTCGTTGGGGCCGGGTTCTTCCGGCGGCTGCGGACGCGGGTCGGGATCGGGGAAAACGGCAGGCAGGGACATGGGCGGACGGGAGGTGATGTAAGGAAGGCCGGGAGTGCCACGACGGCACCGCCGTCATTATCCGATGCGGCGGCGCAGGTTGGCGCGCGCGGCGGCATCCAGCCGTGCGTGGAAGAACGCACTCAGGAAGATGCGCGGCTTGAGCAGCAGCTGCTTGAGGAAGCGCCGCCGGTTGAGCCGGAACAGGAAGCCCGGCACGTGGCCGGCGTACTCCTCGGCAATGCCCTGGTCATAGGCGTCGAACACCGCCGCCGGCGCGCCCAGGATGGCCATGTCGCAGTCCAGGAACAGGGCCGCCTCGGCATCGATGTCGGTCGCGGCCAGCGCGCCGTGGCGGGCCGTCAGTTCGATCAGCTGCACCACCCGGGCCACGTCGATGCCGGCGTCGGGCAGCCAGCGCTGGATCGCCTCGCGCGCCAGCACGGCCGAACGCGCCTCGTTGTCGCTGCGCCCGGCGTCGTAGATCGCGTCGTGGTACAGCGCGGCCAACTGCACTTCGCGCGGGTGCTCCCAGCCCGGGCCGTCGGCCACCGCGCGACAGTGCTGCAGCACCGCCTGCACGTGCGAAAAATTGTGGTACGCCCGCGCAGGCATGGCGTAGGCGGCTTCAAGGTCGGCCTGCATGGCCGCGGGCAAGGTCATCGGTTCAAAGCGCATGCGCCAACAGTGGCGGTCCCGCCCGCGGCTGGCAAGCAGGGCGCCGCTGGCAGTTTTTTGGCCAGCCATCGCGAACGCCCGCCGCGCGGCGCGCGCACCGGCTTATCCACAGGTTTGCCCATGGCTGGTCCACACGGGCTGTGGATGGGCGATCGCGCCGACGGACGGCATTCCGGCTGCGCGGCGCAGGCCTAGACTGGGGTCGGCAACGACCGTCCCGCGAGGTGAGCGACATGTCCGCCTGGAGAATGCTGTGTGTGCTGGCCCTGCTGTCGGCGCTACCCGTGCTGCCGGCCGCCGCCGCTGCCCCCGCCCCCGCGCCCGAAGCGTGGACCGCCGCCGCCCCGCCCACGCCCGAACAGATCCTGGCGATACCGCCTGAGCTGCAGGCACTGCTGAAGCAGCGGGTGATCGCGCCGGTCTACTCGCGCGAGCAGCGCGTGCAGCGGCTGGTGCACATGATCTTCGACGAGGACGCCATGCACCTGGCCTACGACCCGTATGCCACCCAGACCCTGACCGAAACCTGGCAGAACCGGCGTGCCAACTGCCTGTCCTTCACCCTGCTGTTTGTGACGCTGGCGCGCGCGGCCGGTATCGACGCGCGTGTGCAGGAGGTCGCCCAGGTGGTCACTTGGTATGAAGACCAGGGCGCCATCTACAACATCGGGCATGTCAACGCCGGGGTGAACCTGGACGGGCGCATCGCGGTGGTGGACCTGGACCGCAACGTGCTCTACGACCGCTACGGCCCCCAGCAGATCGACTCGTCCCGTGCACTGGCACACTTCTACAACAACCGTGGCGCCATGCGCATGAGCGAGGGCGACCTGGTGCAGGCACGTGCCTATTTCCAGGCCGCGCTGGCGCA
This genomic interval carries:
- a CDS encoding RidA family protein, producing MLERFDVGPRMSEMTVHNKVAYLSGQIPEDTSQDITGQTRQVLEEIDKLLALVASDKQHVLRAEVFLADINDFAGMNAAWDEWVVAGMTPARATVEAKLADPSWKVEIVITAALP
- the mprF gene encoding bifunctional lysylphosphatidylglycerol flippase/synthetase MprF, translated to MTEPTPAPAPARLAWRRAATVIFSLAILALALRGLASEFDEHGYRAIREAFRHLGAGQIALTVVLGLASYACLIGFDAIGLRRSGKRLHPARVGITAFLAHTLGQTLGFAALTGGAVRLRGYGGAGLSLGEIGQVVLMSTLGFVFGAWLLLALAFVLEPGAAALALPVSVQAVRVAGIVGLLGYVATLLLVGREGRSFSIRGHALWLPDRRTMLWVTALSVVELVLASAAFYVLLPMDTPTGLPGFVGLYLVAVLAGLISSVPAGLGVFEWSLLKLLPQVAPAAVLAAALIYRVTYYVLPLLLATLLALGPALRKPLRVGAGATRAGWTALRPWLPQIIALAVFSVGAALVIDGTLPTPRRHLLNASLPILETSHLLGSLAGVALLLIGQGLQRRSHAAWMLALGICVIAPLPIWLRGGQVLIALSALLVAMALWASRREFYRQGALLDEAWSWPWIRNLGLVLVAVIWLLFFVYSHVEYQNELWWQFALQGNAPRALRALLVVAIALTIFGLARLLHSTRSPLPPADMPTLDALAPILLAAEDTQACLVLTADKAVLRDAEQRGFVMMQRYGGSLIAMGDPVGPPDVARGLIWRFREEADRLGLRPVFYQVGEAYWQTYLDLGLTLVKLGEEAMVPLQDFGLEGRERADLRQAWNRGKRGGLSFRVAAPAEVPALLPALAAISQQWLDDKAGDEKGFSLGSFDPDYLVRFPVALVEADGRIVAFANLWQAPAGHELSVDLMRHVDDAPKGTMDFLFIELFLWGRANGFHRFSLGMAPLSGLAQHRLAGRWNRFANIVARHGERFYGFSGLRRFKSKFAPQWRARYLAAPGGVHLPAALLDATRLISLDPRR
- a CDS encoding AcvB/VirJ family lysyl-phosphatidylglycerol hydrolase, with protein sequence MRRAGWGKVLGLVIGGWVSMAAAATPQQVSHGRFQQVPVFLPEGHPQRVVVWFDGGQDHARSRTRIDALRAQGALVAQVDVARLRQVLAKEGSGTCAFGAGDVENFSRWFQAYLHVPGYHLPLIGGDGEGAELAYAVAAQADTQVFAGLLTTGFCPDHARERKVCGAGSSHGRLQPAELNFPWLNAAGDSHCAAGNAAAFVRKVAMGRDFQRSAEGDDLPGLLAAAQVVGAQKGVSLAPPPDALKGLPVVEVPASKPGDTFAIFVSGDGGWAGLDKEVAAALGEAGVPVVGVDSLRYFWTARTPEGFARDLERIASHYSRQWQRKRVVLVGFSQGADVLPAAINQLSPATRANVAMIGLMSVGKNADYEFHVSNWLGGGGGGLPIAPEIARLPPGKTLCLYGEDDDDALCPSLPAGNAQVIKLPGDHHFKGDYDRLAQTLLDHLPAR
- a CDS encoding DUF998 domain-containing protein; translated protein: MTNVARAVPGVSPRQGHAALAAVAALVLFSATALWLQWARHDLDWVQATLSLYLHGPGGLALRSAYCVLAVAIMLLAWSLHAGSRSPRRSTAAPLLFCVAGLGLMGVAIADSWLPTYAPLVAPLVHGLAANTAFLCVSVAMLLQSWYLRADPHWSRWAVPAWWWAWGCFVLLWLHVLWRGPPRGAGQKLVIAAVVVWLLGVALRQWQHGRRQAG
- a CDS encoding oxidoreductase-like domain-containing protein; this translates as MSLPAVFPDPDPRPQPPEEPGPNECCGSGCPLCVLDLYSDELQRYRAALAAWQLRHPDTTD
- a CDS encoding transglutaminase-like domain-containing protein, producing the protein MSAWRMLCVLALLSALPVLPAAAAAPAPAPEAWTAAAPPTPEQILAIPPELQALLKQRVIAPVYSREQRVQRLVHMIFDEDAMHLAYDPYATQTLTETWQNRRANCLSFTLLFVTLARAAGIDARVQEVAQVVTWYEDQGAIYNIGHVNAGVNLDGRIAVVDLDRNVLYDRYGPQQIDSSRALAHFYNNRGAMRMSEGDLVQARAYFQAALAQDPAFVAGWNNLGVLDARSGNLADAERDYRTALGIKPRNIASLTNASALYRRLGDTRQAGLLARRLQQVQRNDPFVQFRLGNEAEQRRDYADAIRAYRRAISLYGTAHQFHFGLARAYFLAGDNRRASVEMSKARDLASPNADFLKAQYQAKLDSLHRLRQGTAAIN